The Klebsiella sp. RHBSTW-00484 genome includes a window with the following:
- a CDS encoding PTS sugar transporter subunit IIA, producing MLTLKQEDIFIGCRANSKKKALHIAADSLQASGYVSDGFFESMVDREKALSTWLGAGVAMPHCSKEGIDLVRQTGFQLFQFPDGVGWGEGRVAFLVVAVAAKNNEHIDVIADLADLLDDEVKTTLLASADSKDAFMQILEGHSFKKDRI from the coding sequence ATGTTAACCCTCAAACAAGAAGATATTTTTATTGGCTGCCGGGCGAATTCAAAGAAGAAGGCGCTGCACATTGCTGCGGATTCCCTGCAGGCTAGCGGCTACGTCAGCGACGGTTTTTTTGAATCGATGGTAGATCGCGAAAAGGCGCTCTCGACCTGGCTCGGGGCGGGCGTGGCGATGCCTCATTGCAGCAAAGAGGGCATTGATTTGGTGCGGCAAACTGGCTTCCAGCTGTTTCAGTTTCCGGATGGCGTGGGCTGGGGGGAAGGCAGAGTGGCTTTCCTGGTGGTCGCCGTGGCGGCAAAAAATAATGAACACATTGATGTTATCGCGGATCTGGCAGACCTGCTTGATGACGAAGTGAAAACGACGCTGCTCGCCAGCGCCGACAGCAAAGACGCGTTTATGCAGATCCTCGAAGGTCACTCATTTAAGAAGGATAGAATATGA
- a CDS encoding sugar phosphate isomerase/epimerase family protein: protein MKLALCTDVLADLAFPEMLDRVKQYGINGVEMTAGGWSPCPHVKTEELLASPAKLAAFCGELEKRGMEIVALNCSGNPLAPGALGEKHTASSYRTVELAAKLGVKKIVMMSGLPGGGPDDKIPNWITSTVSWPDYMPGVIDYQWNEVAIPWWQAFARHAAEHGIEQIALEEFPSQLVYNPSTLLRLRDAVGDIIGMNLDPSHLIAMGAEPIAAARKLEGVIYHVHGKDARIERGLADVDGLLEYQPVTETKTRTWNYVAVGCGQDLKWWKEFFSVLRMTGYNGYVSLEMEDLTMSVEAGLRTSIDALNATLSQ from the coding sequence ATGAAACTGGCACTCTGTACTGATGTTCTCGCCGACCTGGCTTTCCCTGAAATGCTCGACCGCGTGAAGCAGTATGGCATTAACGGCGTGGAGATGACCGCAGGCGGCTGGTCGCCTTGCCCGCATGTGAAAACCGAAGAGCTGCTGGCTTCCCCAGCGAAGCTCGCTGCGTTTTGCGGGGAACTGGAAAAACGCGGCATGGAAATCGTTGCCCTGAACTGTTCGGGTAATCCGCTGGCACCCGGCGCGCTGGGCGAAAAGCATACCGCCAGCAGCTACCGCACAGTTGAGCTGGCGGCGAAGCTCGGCGTGAAAAAAATCGTCATGATGAGCGGTCTGCCCGGCGGCGGCCCGGACGACAAAATCCCTAACTGGATAACCTCAACGGTTTCCTGGCCCGACTATATGCCAGGGGTGATTGATTACCAGTGGAACGAGGTGGCGATACCGTGGTGGCAGGCTTTTGCCCGCCATGCGGCTGAACACGGGATCGAACAGATTGCCCTCGAAGAGTTCCCCAGCCAGCTGGTGTACAACCCGAGCACGTTGCTGCGCCTGCGCGATGCGGTGGGTGACATCATCGGCATGAACCTCGACCCGTCGCACCTGATTGCCATGGGGGCTGAGCCCATTGCCGCTGCCCGGAAGCTGGAAGGAGTGATTTATCACGTTCACGGTAAAGATGCGCGTATTGAGCGCGGGCTGGCGGACGTTGACGGTCTACTGGAGTATCAACCGGTGACTGAAACCAAAACCCGGACCTGGAACTACGTGGCGGTTGGCTGCGGACAGGATTTGAAGTGGTGGAAAGAGTTCTTCTCAGTGCTGCGCATGACCGGTTACAACGGTTATGTATCACTGGAGATGGAGGACCTGACGATGAGCGTTGAAGCGGGGCTACGGACGTCGATTGATGCTCTTAACGCAACCTTAAGTCAGTGA
- a CDS encoding LacI family DNA-binding transcriptional regulator, with translation MSASKRQKATASDVALLAGVSKWTVSRAFTPGASIQAKTREDVMKAANTLGYRPNLLARSLTQKQTHIIGVAVDELRNPNMVLLLNEVTRQLQNRGYMALVINVADQESNRTAMALAYQLQVDGILFMATVLTPELIAIATEIHRVPLVQIGRNTENPEIQVVNIDGWLAGKQIAELLLGQGYRTFGYMKGPDTPSHHLLRMEGYQVALEKGGCQLDTLLVAGQYLRTRGYAAMSDYLDATPEAERVDALFCENDILAIGALQALRERDLTMSIVGFDNIDEAAAPEWQLTTYDQRRERLVEEALNRLIDATEGLPAAWRTGELIVRQSHRHQG, from the coding sequence ATGAGCGCCTCTAAACGACAAAAAGCGACCGCCAGCGATGTTGCGTTACTGGCGGGCGTCTCAAAGTGGACCGTTTCCCGGGCGTTTACCCCCGGGGCATCTATCCAGGCGAAAACACGAGAAGATGTCATGAAGGCCGCCAATACCCTGGGGTATCGGCCTAATTTGCTGGCGCGCAGCCTGACGCAAAAGCAAACCCACATCATCGGCGTGGCGGTAGACGAACTGCGCAATCCCAATATGGTGCTGTTGCTCAATGAAGTGACTCGCCAGCTACAAAATCGCGGCTATATGGCATTGGTAATTAACGTCGCCGATCAGGAAAGCAACCGCACGGCGATGGCGCTGGCTTACCAGCTCCAGGTCGACGGCATTCTGTTTATGGCAACGGTACTGACGCCGGAGCTTATTGCGATCGCCACTGAAATTCACCGGGTACCGCTGGTGCAGATTGGTCGTAATACCGAGAATCCGGAAATCCAGGTGGTGAATATCGACGGCTGGCTTGCTGGCAAGCAGATCGCTGAACTGCTGCTGGGGCAGGGGTATCGTACATTTGGTTATATGAAAGGGCCTGACACCCCGTCGCATCATTTACTGCGAATGGAAGGGTATCAGGTGGCGCTGGAGAAGGGCGGTTGTCAGCTTGATACGTTGCTGGTTGCCGGGCAGTATCTGCGCACCCGGGGATATGCTGCGATGAGCGACTATCTTGACGCTACGCCTGAAGCCGAGCGAGTCGATGCTCTGTTCTGCGAAAACGATATTCTGGCCATTGGCGCGCTGCAGGCGCTGCGCGAGCGCGATTTAACCATGAGTATTGTCGGTTTCGATAATATCGACGAAGCGGCAGCGCCGGAGTGGCAGCTGACCACTTACGATCAACGGCGCGAGCGGCTGGTTGAAGAGGCACTGAATCGACTGATCGACGCAACTGAAGGCTTGCCAGCGGCGTGGCGCACCGGGGAACTGATCGTGCGCCAGTCTCATCGCCACCAGGGCTAA
- a CDS encoding tautomerase family protein, whose product MPLLTFDIIEGRSESEIKTLLDAAHRAVVQAFNVPERDRYQIVHENKAHHMVIEDTGLELTRSKEVVVVRVYTSPRSEQQKQLFYATLQAQLQEHCGLSGDDLMISVISNHKGDWSFGRGVAQYMTGEL is encoded by the coding sequence ATGCCGTTACTGACGTTTGATATTATTGAAGGCCGTAGTGAAAGCGAGATCAAAACCCTGCTGGATGCGGCTCACCGCGCCGTGGTGCAGGCATTCAACGTGCCTGAGCGCGACCGTTACCAGATTGTTCACGAAAACAAAGCTCACCATATGGTGATTGAAGATACCGGACTGGAACTAACGCGCAGCAAAGAGGTGGTCGTGGTGAGAGTTTATACCAGCCCGCGCAGCGAACAGCAGAAGCAGCTTTTCTATGCCACTCTGCAAGCTCAATTGCAGGAGCACTGCGGGCTGAGCGGCGATGACCTGATGATCTCGGTGATAAGCAACCACAAAGGCGACTGGAGTTTTGGCCGCGGCGTCGCACAGTATATGACCGGCGAGCTTTAG